GCTCGATGGCGTAGCCGAGCGTTTCCAGTTCATCGAGCAGCCGGTCAGCGCCGCGAGTTCGGAGATTAGGGCTGTTTTCAAAAGCGAACCAGCGAGGGCGGCAATCTCCGACCAGGCGGACGGCTTCGAGGTAGAGGCCCGACCGCTCGCCCTCGATGCCTTTGCCCTTGGTGTTGGCGCTGGAGATGTCCTGGCACGGCGGGCTGCCGACGATGATGTCGGGCAGGATTCCAAGGTCGGAAACAAGGCGAGCTGCCGTGAGTCCGCGCACGTCCTCGTAGAGTCTGACATGGGGATTGTTCTCTGCGTAGAGGATGCGCCGCCATTCGATGATCTCGCAGGCGGCGATGGTGACGAAGCCCGCGCGGTGCAGGCCGAGTGACCAGCCGCCTGCGGCGGCGCTGAACAGGTCGAGGGCGCGCATCATGGCGCACCTCGCGGCACGGCACCGGCACCACGCATCGCGTGCGCGCGCGTCAAAGAAGAAGAGTTAGATTCTAAGTTAGATTCTTCTATAGAGTGCGCGGCGCGATTTGCGCCTGATGTCCCGATACTGCGTGCGCCTGATGTCCCGATAGGTTCCACATGGTTATCCACAGGCACTGTGGATGGATTTTCAGGGAGAAAACGCAGTAGCTCGCGCCCGTCCTCCCGTTCGTTCTGAAGCCGGTAGCCGGGCAGCGACTGGCGGGCCGCGATCCGGCGAAGGTCGAGCGCGAAGTCGGATGGCCGGGCAAGGCTGCCGGATTTCCGGTGAAGATGGGAAACCTCAAACGCCCAGCCCTCGGGCTGGTGCCCGGCATGTTTGCGGGCGACTCGATACAACCAGCGTTCGATGCCGCCTTTCAGCCCGAAATAGGCAGGGTCAATGGCAAGGACCAGCGAGCGGTCGATGACGCTGTGGTAGAACCACTCGGGCAGGACAAACTCCATGCCCTCGACGCGCCCGGCGCGCGTGGTCAATTCTTCCCATTCATTAATCCAGGAGAATTGCCGGCGCCGCCAATGCGGCCCGTTGCGGATAGAGGTGGCGATGACGGTCGATTGCAGGCGCGCGAGCGCGGCCTTGAGCAACAGATAGTCCCGGTTGCCGGTGGCCCGCCCGATGGCGCGGAGAAGCTGGTAGGGCATGAAGCGAAAGAAGCGCGACGTAGGAAAGCCGCTGTCCTCCGCCGCGACGATCTGGCTGGCGGCCCAGATCAGCACATCGGCGTCCCAAATGGTCGCCATGCCGTGCTCGGGCATGCCGAGCACCTGCACTTCCACATCGGCGGCCTTGTAGAGAATGGGTTTGATACGCGGGGATTTGGCGAGGGAGAAAAAGGGCCGCTCCATCAGGTCGCGCTGGTCGCGCGGCGGCGCGTCGCCGGTAGCGACGATGAACGGGTTGAGACGGGCGCGCTCACTGGCGCCCTCCGGCCGGGCGGGGTTGTGATCGTCGTCCCGCACCATTCAGAGCTGGTCCCGTTCTTCGGGTGTCAGCCGATGCGGGGGAAAGACCGTGCCGGCGTCCCTGTCCCGCGTGCATGTGCGGGCGCCGATTTCTGTCCAGGCTTCTAGGTCGCGGATGGCATAGAGCACGCGGCCCCCGACTTTTCGGTAAACCGGACCGGTGCCATAGGTGCGATGCTTCTCAAGGGTTCGGCGCGAAAGGCCGAGGAAATAGGCGGCTTCCTTGGTGCGCAGGAATCTCGGCGGCAGGTCCGCCAGCGGATCGGGCATGAGATCACCTCGGGTTCGTTGATGCTGCTGTCGTCGGCGACAGCGGGCTGTGGCGAACCATGGCGAGGGATCGGCGATCTGTAGCGGGCCGTATTTGCGTGTATGTTTTTACGGCCCCCTTGCTGCGACCAAGATGTTGGCCGGGACTATTTGCGCCGAGGCTTGATCGGATAATGCAGGAGTAGCCTGTAGCCACCTTTCATCATGGCGATGCCATGAGTGACCAAGCGACGGATTTTGTTGCGGCGCGGATCACCCTCCCAATCTGTCTTGTCGCCGCGAAAGCCGAGCAACGTCTCGCCGATGGCGCGATGGCTTTCACCGCGCAGCTTCGCATCGAGCGCGCGCAAGGACAGGATATGAAACTGGCGCAGTTGCGAAGGTATAGCCCGGAAATCCGGGCCTGGCGCGCGACCGTTCAGGGACCGCCACAAGCGCCGCGCCGCATGGGCGCGCAATTCAAGAAAGGCATCCATCGGCAGGATGACAACATAGAAGGCTGCCGCTTCGGGGACGGCCTCGGGCAGCCAGAACTGATGTGCGACGCCATCCACCCGCCATAGCCCGTGCCAGCCGTCACCGGCGCGACGCAGATCGAGGCCATCCAGATGGGCAAGCGTGAATGTCGGTGCCTCTGGGCCGACCGGCTCCGGGGCGGGCGACAACATCACCGCCCGCGGCTGAAGGCTCGGAATCCAGAATTGTGATTGCCGGTCGGCGAGCGTTTCAGGATCGCAGGGGAAATCGCAGCCCCCAGCGTCGTGCGAACGCATCGAGCCGGGGGCCAGTCGGATTCTTCATACGCGAGATCGCGTGAAAATCGTGATGATACTCATCATCGCGTCGCAGATATTCCCAAGCGAAACCGGCGGCGGGAATGGTTTTCGTGTGCTTGTAGTCCGCCGATGCACGCCAGTCTATGCTCAACGGCATGGCGTCACCTCCCTAAGCAGGGCGGTGCATGAACCCCATGACACCGCCCTGATAAAGAGCGTCGTTCACAGCTGACAGTCGGGGTAGCCACTATTTCCAGATAACCGGATCGCCCGGCCTGAAGAATGCGATGGATGTCTTGTGTTTAATATCGTTCGGATCAGCTTTCCGACCCTCAAACTGAGCCTACGGGCGAGCTTGCCGAATGTTGGCATAACTGAACGGGCGGGTTTCGTTCTGCCTTATCTCCGGGAATGACCTCATCACTAACGTCTGGAATCGCTTTGTTGTGGCTGAGAGCAGGCAAGCCGCTTAAATGCCGAGCCATTCCGAGTGACTCAGCTCATACATCACCTCACCGTGCTCAGTGCCGGGTATAGGGTCGGGGAAATCCAGGAAATCCGTCCGCGTGTGTTTCATGCCAATTTTCTCCATCACGCGGCGCGATCCCCGATTAACTGCCATTGTATGAGCCACGATACTGTCGTATCCGCCACCTTCGAAGCCCCAACCGATGAGCGCGGCGGCACCTTCAGACGCCAGCCCTTGACCCCAAGCCTTCCGGCGCAGGCGATATCCGATTTCTGCCACTGCCCTTCCTTTCGGTGACAAGCAAAACCAGCCTACGAACTCATCATCTGCATTGCCTCGTGCCGTCCAGACGTTCGGCTCGTTCCCTCTTGGCATGAGAAACGGTGCGTTTGCCGGATTGATCCTGCTGTGATCAACCGCACCGTTGTTCAGAAACCGCATCACTTCCGGGTCAGTCTCAAGCCGGATGAAGTCGACCCGATCTCTCGGGTTGCAAGGACTGAGTGTCAGGCGGGTCGTGTTCAGGACAATCATGCCCAGCTCCGTCGAAGGAAAGTATACGTGTCGAATTCCTTTACTTGCCCGGAAAATACATGAGGGCCTACCATCCCTCAACCTGGTCGTATCGGCAAAAGCCTGTGTTGGATGCGACCAGCTTTGGGGAGTTTCTGTTCAACCAATCGCAAATATTGTCTGTTGCGAGTCGGCGCCGCCGGCGAGCGCAATTTCTTGCTGCGCGGGCTTGGACGTGCGGCGACGGCCGATCCACTCCGGGGATCGGCCGAAATTTTTCAGCGCCTGATCTGTGCAAAAGTCACGGGACCGGTTTGCCGGCCCCGTGATTACAATTTAGGTCACGGTTGTTTGAACGAGCGCCAAGGCCCTTTTGTTCCCGCACGGCGGTAATACAGGCGGCGGCAACGGAATGTATTCCAGGTCGCGATCAACGGCTCGAAGCCGTGCCACCAGTCGGCGTCTATGTCGCCGCAACGGCCCTCGAACAGCACATTTTCCCTCGCATCGCAAAGCCGGAACTCCATCGGCAGGGCGTCGCCCTGCTCCAGCTTGCCACGAGCGGGCACACCGTCCACATCCTCTCCCATGCCAAGGCAACCGCCATGATGGTCAACTGTAACAATCCAGCGCATATCGAAATCCTTTCCGTGTCGTGTTGGGATGCGGCGCCCGCCATGCTAGCGGGCGCTCTCGGCGGCTGGCTTATGCCGCCGCCCTGCCGTGCTGCTGCATGGCTGCAAGCCGCTTGCTGGCCGTTTCGTGGTGTCTGCTGTCCAGTTCAACACCGATCCAGTCCCGGCCAAGCTGCTGCGCTGCCGCCAATGTCGAACCGCTGCCGCTAAACGGGTCCAGCACAAGATCGCCGGGCTTCGTGAAAGCCTCGATCAGCGGGCGCAACGCCTCCACCGGCTTTTGCGTGGGATGCAGCTTGTTGCCCGCATAGGGGAAGTCGATCACGTCCGGGATCGGGTTTTCGGGCAGGGAAACATTGCCCTTCGCCAGCAAGTAAGCCTGTTCGTGCTGGTAGCGCAGAAACTTCGACGAAGACGCATAACGCTTGCGGAATACGATATGCCCGACAACGCGGAAGCCTGCCGCCTTCCATGCGTCCATGAACAAATCGACCTTATTCCAGCCGTAGAACGAAACCGCGAAACCGCCATCCTTCAAAACGCGGTGCATCTGATTGAACGCGGGACGCAACCACCGGGCGTTGTCGTCGTTGGCCACGGTCCTGCCGTCACGGCTGCGATAGTTCACCAGATAGGGCGGGTCGGTCAGAATGAAGTCCACCGATGCCCTGTCAAAAGAGCGCATCGCCTGGATGCAATCGGCATTGAAGATCACGTTGCGGGGGGTGTTGACGTTGCCGGTCATGTCTTTCTTCCTTCGGGTTTTGGGGTTCAGAGAAGCGAAGCGCCGCTCCTGAACCCTTGCCCGTCGGCGAGACCGGGGTAGCAAGGCGCAAGATAAGTCTTTGGCACCGTGGAATAATTGGAGGGGACCCGCTTGCGGGGAGCGGGCCGTTTATGCCGCGAAAGGCCGAAGAGTTTTCTTGCGGTGCGCGAGGGCAGCGCCCTTAGCTCTTGCCTTCAGAAACCACGTTACTTTCCGCCGCCGACCGGATAGATTATCCGCAGAGCAGACGCACTGCTCCGGGGCGTCGAAACCCCTACCAGTGGCTGGTGCCAGCCAGAACGGCACCACACTCCTTGACCTTATGGTCGGGGAGCCCGTGGCGTTATGTCCAGGGCTGCCCGCCTAAAGGCCACGGGGCCGTCTGGTACGGTTTCGAACTCCCCGATCACCAGGGTGACAAGGATGGTTTGCGGGGGCGCACCGCGGACACCATCCAGAAGAACAGGGAGGCGAACCGATGCGTGTCAGGCCGGAACTCGATCCCGATGTCGAGGATGAAGCCCCGACCGGCTCCGACATCACCATCTACGACGAAGAGCATTTCGTGACCTATCTGCGCCTGCTCGACGCGGACGCGGAAGGTGCGGATTGGACTGAGGTGGCGCGAATCGTGCTGCACCGCGATCCGGTGACCGACGAAAGCCGCGCACGCCATTGTTGGGAAAGCCATCTGACCCGTGCAAAGTGGATGACGAAGATCGGCTATCGCCGGATTCTGGAACAGGCAGTCGGGCAAAATTAGCGCTCGTGGACAAAGGGCATCCATAGTTTGACTGCGGCGATAGCGACAAATCCGGGATAGGATTCCTTAGTCTTGTCATATCGGGTGCAATTCTTCTGGGCCTCAGCATGGCGGCGGCCATCGCGGTCATTGGGGCTTCCGCAGCGGCCGCGACATCGCTATCGTGATTGCCCTGTCGATGGTCGTGATCGTCATCGTCGGTAGCATGATCGGTATGCTGCTTCCGGGCGGACCCGGCAACGGCCTCTACGCCTCTAGTAACCTCCATCGCCGACGCTACCGGTATCCTGATCTATTTTTCGATTGCGAAAGCAGTTCTGTCGTTGCTCTGAACCGAGAATATGAGGCCGTTGGTCGCAACAAGGTGCTTTCCGCGCGCGTAGCACCTATGTTGTCAGTAAACTCTCGGAGAGATCATGGCGCGGTTGGTCTGCATGCTTCAAACGAACCTATTCCGACAGACAACCCTTCGAACCTGATTGTCAGGCCGCATCAACAAGGAGACTTCATGCTGTATGTAGACATTCCCACGCGAAGTGAATTCGCAACTTTGTCCAGTGCTTGCGCGGATGCCTGCGTTTCGATTTATCTCAAGACGACGCCTATCACACAGGATGTCGGAACCTCCC
The nucleotide sequence above comes from Desulfovibrio aminophilus. Encoded proteins:
- a CDS encoding transcriptional regulator domain-containing protein is translated as MPLSIDWRASADYKHTKTIPAAGFAWEYLRRDDEYHHDFHAISRMKNPTGPRLDAFARRWGLRFPLRS
- a CDS encoding GNAT family N-acetyltransferase, which translates into the protein MIVLNTTRLTLSPCNPRDRVDFIRLETDPEVMRFLNNGAVDHSRINPANAPFLMPRGNEPNVWTARGNADDEFVGWFCLSPKGRAVAEIGYRLRRKAWGQGLASEGAAALIGWGFEGGGYDSIVAHTMAVNRGSRRVMEKIGMKHTRTDFLDFPDPIPGTEHGEVMYELSHSEWLGI
- a CDS encoding DNA methyltransferase, whose amino-acid sequence is MTGNVNTPRNVIFNADCIQAMRSFDRASVDFILTDPPYLVNYRSRDGRTVANDDNARWLRPAFNQMHRVLKDGGFAVSFYGWNKVDLFMDAWKAAGFRVVGHIVFRKRYASSSKFLRYQHEQAYLLAKGNVSLPENPIPDVIDFPYAGNKLHPTQKPVEALRPLIEAFTKPGDLVLDPFSGSGSTLAAAQQLGRDWIGVELDSRHHETASKRLAAMQQHGRAAA
- a CDS encoding AlpA family transcriptional regulator, producing MPDPLADLPPRFLRTKEAAYFLGLSRRTLEKHRTYGTGPVYRKVGGRVLYAIRDLEAWTEIGARTCTRDRDAGTVFPPHRLTPEERDQL
- a CDS encoding DNA -binding domain-containing protein; the protein is MRVRPELDPDVEDEAPTGSDITIYDEEHFVTYLRLLDADAEGADWTEVARIVLHRDPVTDESRARHCWESHLTRAKWMTKIGYRRILEQAVGQN
- a CDS encoding DUF2285 domain-containing protein, translating into MRSHDAGGCDFPCDPETLADRQSQFWIPSLQPRAVMLSPAPEPVGPEAPTFTLAHLDGLDLRRAGDGWHGLWRVDGVAHQFWLPEAVPEAAAFYVVILPMDAFLELRAHAARRLWRSLNGRAPGPDFRAIPSQLRQFHILSLRALDAKLRGESHRAIGETLLGFRGDKTDWEGDPRRNKIRRLVTHGIAMMKGGYRLLLHYPIKPRRK